The genomic region TGGTTCAACCCCTTCGACATCCCCTCGATGCACGCGCTGGCCGAGGGCATGGTGCTCTCCGTCTTCTGCTACTGGGGCTTCGACGCCGCGTTCTCCGTCAACGAGGAGGTACGCGACCCGGCGCAGGCGTCCCGCGCCGGAATCGTCACCCTCTTCACCATGCTCGCGCTGTTCCTGCTCGGGGCCACCGCCTTCCAGCGGGTCCTCTCGACGGACGAACTGGTGGGCCACGGCGCGCAGGGCCTGACGTACTTCGGCGACAAGCTCGCCTCCCAGCCGCTGGCCGCGCTGCCGCTCGTGGCGCTGCTCTTCTCGGCCGTCGCCTCGCTCCAGTCCGGAGTGATCCCGACCGCGCGCGGCATGTTCGCGATGAGCCGCGACCGTACGCTCGGGCCCGTCTGGGGCAAGGTCAGCGAGAAGTACGGCACGCCCGCCGTGGGCACCGTGCTGGTCGGCTCCTGCGCCGCGGTGGTCGCCCTCCTGTCGCTGGTCATCCACCAGCTCAGCGACCTGATGCTGGCGGCGGTCAACGCGATCGGCATCGTGGTCGCGCTGTCGTACGCGCTGACCGCGCTCGCCGCCGCCGTACGGTTCCGGTCCCTGCTGCGCGAGGACTGGCGGCAGGGTGTGCGCGCGGTGATCCTGCCGACGCTCAGCGCGGCCGTCCTGCTCGCCCTCGGCGGCTACCTCTGCTACGCCTTCTACACCTCCACCGACCACCTCGAAGTCGACCCCGACAACGGCTGGTTCATGCTGCTCTGCCCCGCTCTCATGATCGTCTCGGGACTGCTGGTCGCCGCCTGGGCGAAGTGGGTCCGCAAGTCCCCGTACTTCCGTACCGGCGAGTCCACCGCGGCCGAGCAGCTCACCACGGAGCTGACCCCCGTCTGAACGCCTTCCCCCCGACCACAACCGAACGGACCCCTCGATGCAGCACCCGCACGCCGATCTCGTCCTCACCGGCGGCCCCGTCCTCACTCTGGACGCCGCCCGCAGCCGGGCCACCACCGTCGCCGTCACCGGAGACCGCATCACCGCGGTCGGACACGACGAGGTACGGGAGTTGATCGGTCCGAAGACCGAAGTCGTCGACCTGGCAGGCCGGCTGCTGATCCCCGGCTTCCAGGACGCCCATGTGCACCCGGTCGCCGCCGGACTCGAACTCACCCAGTGCGACCTCACCGGGGCGAG from Streptomyces sp. NBC_01267 harbors:
- a CDS encoding APC family permease, whose protein sequence is MGVLDTVAIAASSTAATSSIGIGLGVTAAAVGLHLPAIMLLAFLPILGIAGAFVRLNAVEPNAGSGYVWVGRSISPWLGFLTGWINIVGTVVFLSYTTAVTGSAVMQLAGEAGLHSVGGLVLDPDSTAQTTAVGLVILAGVTFTAVTGVRSAARFQTALLVFEYAVLLGFCGYALFAGSHPFSLDWFNPFDIPSMHALAEGMVLSVFCYWGFDAAFSVNEEVRDPAQASRAGIVTLFTMLALFLLGATAFQRVLSTDELVGHGAQGLTYFGDKLASQPLAALPLVALLFSAVASLQSGVIPTARGMFAMSRDRTLGPVWGKVSEKYGTPAVGTVLVGSCAAVVALLSLVIHQLSDLMLAAVNAIGIVVALSYALTALAAAVRFRSLLREDWRQGVRAVILPTLSAAVLLALGGYLCYAFYTSTDHLEVDPDNGWFMLLCPALMIVSGLLVAAWAKWVRKSPYFRTGESTAAEQLTTELTPV